The sequence TTCCGTATATCTTGATCTTTCCAAAAGCTGCAGGCATCATCCTGAAACAGCATGATAAACCCGACCAACTGAAAGCCGGTGCAAAACTTACCGTGCTGATCCACCTTGTTTTTTCGGTGTTGCTAATTGCTGGGTTTGTGGTTTATAATTTTTTGAATTGAGGCAACACCCACTAATCGATCTACAAAAACAGGAAATGCATTAGCAGGTAAAACACCCAGGCAGTAAATGATCCTGCAAGGTTAACCATATCGTTGGGAGTAAATGATTCAGGTTTTACTTGCTTTTTAAAGAAGGCTGATTGATGGAGTTTTTCCTCGACAAAAGCCCCCAGAAAGGTGTCGACGAAACAAGCCAGAAATGCTGCCAGTGTTAGTATTCCGATGATGCTTAAGTTCCAGGTTTGGTAAAACAGAAAATACGCACCGGCTGCAACCAGGAAAGCTCCTGCGAGTGCCGCCAATGTTCCGCCAAAAGAAATACCGCCTGTTGTTCCTGCTTCATGCATTTTTCGGTCGGCTAATGAGAAACTTCTTTTATTAAAAAGCGGACCGGCCTCGCTTGCCCATGTGTCGGCTGTTACTGCAGCAACACTGGCAATAAAAAAGAAAACAAACAGCTCATTGGTTGTAGCAAGGTACAATAAAGAGCTCAGCAGTGCCCATAAAATGTTGGCCAGTACCTGCCAAAAGTTTCGTCCGCCTGATGGTTTTTTCTTCTTTTTGCGCATTGGATTTATTCGGGTAAAAAACACCGAACTCACAAAGAAAAATAACACCGGCAACAACCAATTCCATCCGGCAATAACCAGCAAATAAAATCCCAGTGTCCCCGCTGCCAAACTTCCATTACGGGTGAGCAGTTTTAATTTATTCAGCAGGTAGGTACCCGCAAATACAACGATAAGTACTGCACTTACAAAAAGAAAATCGGGCTGCTGGCTGTGCTGAAAAATGAAGATTAGCGCCAGACCGACGGGTATCGATAAATTATCGGAGCCGCGCCACGAAACAAGTTCAAAACAGGCGGCAAGCAATAATAAAGCAACAACAAAATATACATCGGTAAACAGTGCCTGAGGCAGAAAAACCGCCAACACCAAAAAATTAGAGAGGGAATAAGCGATGAGTCCGAACAGGCTTTTTTTATCCTTACCTATCCGGAATGTGATATTCCCGGTATTGATTTTTCCGCTTAGGTTGGCCAGCGGGTCGGAAAGCGTTAACACCACAAGTGCAGTTTGAAAATAATAGAGGGGTAAATCGACCAAAAGTAAAAACGACAAAAGTATTCCAAGCGGATAAAACAGGGTGCCCAGGCTCTTACTTTCCGTTTTATGAATAAGCTGCCAGCTTTTGAAACGAAAGGTGACAAACGCGATGATGGAACCGGCAATGATCAGTACCAGCAAAACATCGCGTTCAATAAAGTAGGTCAGAAGCAAAAGAAGCAGTCCGGTTACCAGGTGAACCAGTTTTCTGACCGTCAAAGCCAATTTCCTTTTTGACTGGTAAGTAATGTTATTTATTTCATTTACTTCGGCTTCCAATGTTTTTGTTTTATGTGTTGTTACCGGTTTTACTTTATGTAGTTTTTCATCCTTCCAGCGTGATTTCTTCGATCTTCCCGGCCACTTCGAGGGCGGCATTACGACCGGTATCGCGGAAAAGGACATCGTGGCTTTTTTTATCGCTGAGCGTTATTTCGAGTGCTGAAGTCATACTTTCGCTGATTCGACCGTCCATTATTCCGGAAAGCGGCGATGCCAGTTCAGTAGCATGGTCGCGGTGTGCCAATACCTCGAGGCGGTACTTTTTGTTTTCCATCAGCAATTCCACCTGCTGTTTGTTGGCAAAGGATCGTAACAGTTGGGTGCCGTTGTAAGTGGTAAACTCGAACAGCTTGCCGTTGACATACAATCCGGCAATAAAGCCCACAAATGAACTTCGCAGCCACGGAATTTTTGCCACCGATGCTTTAAAGGAAATGCCGGGTTGCGCAAAGTGGTTCGACTGCATCCAGAAATACGCCGATGGAAAAGAGTGGCCCCAGTCTTTTTCGATGTAACCGCGCCCGCCGCTAAAATCGATGGATCTGCCCTGGATATTTAGCGTTCCCTCCAGTGCATGATCCATACTCACGATACCGTGGTAACATTCCATAAAAGGCACAAAAGTATAAGGCCCCATAATACCCGGCGAATACCACCTGTTGGGCCACGGAACAGTGTTTTTAAACTGCAGTGTTCCCGAATAGTCGTTTAGTGCCAGCTTAATGCTGCTGCCCGTAAATTCACTATCGCCAAAGTGGATATGAAATGAACCGGATGCGGCAGAAAAGCTATCGGCCGGAAAGTAAATATATTCCGCTGTTTGTGCTTTGCCATCCAGCACCTGAATAAAAGCATGCTGTTCGCCCAGCTCATCCATAGCAATACCGGGAATAAAGGCAAAAGCCTCCTGCTCATCAGCCGAAATAACTTTGAAGTACCACCCTTCGAAATATCGTTTGGTACGTCTCCAGCCGTGGTATCGTTCGGGATGAAACAGGGCTTTTATTTGTTTGATCATGCGCATGCTACTTAAAGGTAGCAAGAAATTCTTGTGATCCCGATTTGTGACTTATTTACTTCTGGAGCAACATTCTACAAGGTCCTTCCAAACAAGATTTCTACAATTTGTGGTCCTGTTTCAATACACTCTATACTGAGAACTTTCTTTAACGGACTTCAAATCGAAGAAAGAAAAAGCCGCCTTATCAGTAAAGATAAAGCGGCCTTGGTTGGAATACCTTTTGAAGAGGCCCGAACAACAGTCGGGTCTTACTATTTTTCAATCTGTAGTGAAGCTAATCTTGCCGATTTGCATCCCTTTTGGAAATCGGGCGTAACAAAGCACCAAACTTAGTTTCGCGAAAACTTTCTAATCGCTTAGCTACAGACTTTATATTATTAATTGATTAATTCAGGTCGAGTACCGAATTAAATTCGCCCTCAACAATACCGTTTGGAGTGGTGCTATCGGCTTCGCTTTCGTTTTCCCAAACCGAATTGTCGATTAAATATTTAAACTGGTAGGCTTTACCGGTTTCAAGATTCAGCGTTTGAGTAAAATCACCGCTTTTCAGTTTTTTCATTGGCTCAACGTCTTTGTTCCAGCCATTAAATTCACCCACAATTTTAATTGTATCTGCACTTGGAGCATCAGCTTTTGCAACTCTGAAAGATACTTTACACTCGGGTTTACTTTTTAAATATTGTTTTTTAATACTCATAACTCAATGTTTTTTGTGAAACAGAACAGTTTCCTGGAGATGCAACTAGAAGAGAACACTTTATGAATTTACATCCGGCGCCTAATGATAACTCAAAATGTTTTAATTACTATTCCAGCAAACTCTACTGAATCGTTCTTGTTTTCAATTCTTAAATTCGTTTTAGTTCTTGTTGGTTTGGTTGCGAACGCTTATTAGTTCGTGATTCAAAAGTATGTCTTTAACATTAATTAACAGTCTTATAATTAAACAATTATTCTGATATTTAACAGATTGGTAAAATTAAAATTTTTTAATATCTATTTGTAAATCAGACATATTCACCACTAACCTGGTAACCATATAAATGTGTTCAATTAACACATTCCGCACAAACAGAGGATTTTAAACAAGCAAATGTTAGCTATTTTTTCGCAAGTCACTTACCCTCTTCATAAAATCCTGAACACGTTCAAGTTCCACCTCGTTTTCCCAGTTTCCGGCAATTTTAAAAGAAGAACCAACAATAAATGCATCGGCAAAAGGCCAAAATCCCGCAATGTTTTGCTCATTAATTCCGGAACCAATAATCAGCGGTAAACCGGTAACGGCTTTAACGGCTTCGACATCGTTTAACGACGCTTCCTCGCCAGTGGCATTCCCGGTAACGATTACTCCATCGGATAAAAAAAACTCGGCAGCTTTGGCCATTTCGCCAATCGAAACATCGGCAGAAATGGCATGTGATGAGTGTTTCTTTTTAATATCGGTCCATATTTTTATGCGGTCAGCTCCTATTTTCTTTCTGTACCGCAAAAGCTCAGCAGCATCGCTGTTCATCATTCCCTCGTCGGCCATGTGCCCAAACACAAATCCTTCGGCCCTGATAAAATCGAAACCTGCCGAATGCCCAACCGCCAGTGCTTGTTTATTTGCTCCGGCTAAAATCTGAATCCCGAGCGGAATGGTAACAACTTGACGGATTTTTGTTGCAACAGCAGTCATTGCTGCCACAATTTCGGGACCTACCTTGCGGTTTAAATACGGTCGGTCGTGCATGTTTTCAATCATTATGGCATCAACACCACCTTTTTCGAGTTTTTGCGCATCGCTTGTTGCCTGCTCAATTATTTCTGCCAACGAATGACAGCTTTTTGGTGTACCCGGCAAAGCTCCCACGTGCACCATTCCGATTATCGATTTATTGATATCCACACCAATTCATTTTGTTTGCTTAAAGTTAAGTGAAATCATGGACTTTCTATTTTGCACGAAATCCGATTTATCGAAAATGCGCAGAAAAATTATCTTTGTCCAAAACATTTTCAATAATGGAAATTACTGCATTTCGCGATCTGAAACCTTTTTCACAATTGTTTTTTACTGCATTTGTTGTTGTGGCCAGCATATTACTATTCTTTGTATTGTCGCTTATTGTGGCCATTCCGATCTGGGGATTCGATACTGTTTTACACCTGCCTGAGGTAAATTCTGAAACTTCGCAAAATATTATCAGCCTTTACAAATTTATCCAGGTTGTTCAGGCAATCGGCTTTTTTATTGTACCCCCATTTATTTTGGGCTACTTGTTTCACGGCAAATCAAACGAATACCTTTTTCTCAATAAATCATTCAATTCGCAAAGTATTATTCTGGTTGTTGTTATGATGTTTTTTGCAGCTCCGTTTATTAACCTAATCGGAGAACTGAACAGTAATATGAGTTTCCCCAACTGGTTATCGGGCGTGGAAGATTGGATGCGAAATGCAGAAGAAAATGCTGCAGAAATTACAGATGCATTTTTAAATGTAAAAACCATTGGCGGACTTGCGTTTAATGTATTTATGGTAGCATTACTCCCTGCACTTGGCGAGGAGCTTTTATTCCGCGGAGTTATTCAAAAAATATTTAGCAAAATGACGCACAGTCACCACTGGGGAATATGGATATCGGCCATACTTTTCAGTGCTTTACACATGCAGTTTTACGGTTTTGTTCCGCGCGTTTTGCTTGGCGCTTTGTTTGGATACCTGCTGGTTTGGAGTGGATCGATGTGGTTACCTATCATCGCCCATTTTCTAAACAATGCCATTGCTGTAATTGCCATCTTCTTCATTAATAATGATATGCTAAAACCACAGTACGAAGAGATTGGCTCAACTTCTGACAGCTATTACATGGCCGGAATTAGCCTTGGTCTTACCTTGGTTTTTCTGCTGATGTTGAAACGTCACAATGCAGGGAAAGAAATTCCGGTATAAAAAAATCCCAAACCGGCTTTCGCCAATTCGAGATTTTAACAATCATTACATCAATATTATTTTATGCAAACTCAAATAGTAAATCGGTTTGCATTTCTTCGGCCGACATTTTCTTCTTTTCGTTACGACGGAATACATAAACAATTCCGTATTCCTGTGCTAATTGTCGTTTTACTTTTGGCGATTCAGCTTCAAGACTTTCTTCTATTTCGGTCCACAACTTGCTGATAAAATCGTTCGTTGTTTTCCGAAGTTTCTGCATTTTATCAAACGAACGCAGCGTATTTCGTTTTAATGTTTGTTGAAAAACTGAAGCATCATGCAACTCTTCCACTTTAAATTGTACCAGTGCGCTCGACGGATTATAAATAGCACTTCCGCCATTTTGCTTGCGCTTTTGTTCGCCTTCCACCATAATTTTGCCCCATTCCAGAATATCTTCTTCGGTATTCAGTGGCGGCAATTTTCCTTCAAACGAAGCCAGGTTCCCATAATATTTGATTCCTCCGTTAATTTCGCCACGCTCTGATGCAAATAGCAAAACCTGCATAAAATGCGAGACGTACATTTTAGCCCGGTCAAAAGCTTCTTTGTACTCTTTTATATTTTCCGACTGAAGGCGTGTATCTAATTCATATTGAGTTAGGTGATTCTCAAAATTGTTCTTCACATTTTGCAGCTCTTCAACCGAATGATTCGAGAAGGCCAACTTGTGTTCATTCTTAATCACCTTTGCCAGCGCCGCATTTAGTGCTCGTATTCTGGCTTTATCCGTCGTGGGTAAACGTCTGTATGGCATAATTATCCTTTGTGTTTATGCGAAGTTATCATTTGAACATGGAGAATTCATGTGTTCGCCCATGCATTTATGCACACTTACTTGTTTATTATTGTGAAAAAAAGCCGTCCTCTTTAAAGGATCAGCCTCATTTTAATACTTATCATTCTCTATTTTGGGAAGAAGTTAACAGGATTAATACAAGAATATTTAGTATTACAGGAATCACTAACGAAAATGAAAATTAGGAACATACCTAATACCAAAGCCAGACTCCTTTCAAGGAGTGCTCCCTTCAGGGTGACCGGTAAGTGTTAAATTATTGCAAACGACTGGAGCCATTACAAAAAGATACATATTCTTCAGTCCTTTTACTCTTTTTACCGAACCAAATACTTTGTTCAGTGTTTTAATATTAATATTAAACAAATAGGAAATGCATAATAAAACCATAATTCAACATAACTCGTCTTTTTCGCTTATTCTGCTTAGCTTTATAATAAGTGGTTTATTTACCAGCTGCTCAGGGCAAAAACAAATGATTGATAACAGTGTAGTAAAAGAACTGGACCTCCAGAAGTACCTGGGAACCTGGTATGAAATTGCCCGTTACGATCACCGGTTTGAACGCGGAATGGTGGGGGTTACAGCTGATTACTCCATGCGCCCGGACGGTAAAATAAAGGTAGTGAACAGTGGCTACCAAAATACGCTGAACGGTGAATATTCAGAAGCCATTGGAAAAGCCAAAATACCCGATCCGGTAAATGAACCGGCCAAATTAAAGGTTTCCTTTTTCTGGATATTTTATGGCGATTATTACGTGCTGGAACTGGATGAGGACTACCAGTGGGCAGTTATCGGCAGCAGTTCCGACAAGTACCTGTGGATTTTAAGCCGGACGCCACAAATGGAACCTGAAGTGTACAACGATTTGCTAAACAGAATCGCAGACCGTGGTTACGATACCTCAGAATTAATTAAAGTGAAACAAAAGGAAAACAGTTAGCATATGGCATTCTATCAGTTCAGACGTGAGCAATTCATTAAAAGCAGTATTAGCGAAGTGTGGGATTTTATTTCAACGCCACAGAATCTGAAGCGCATAACACCATCCTATATGGGGTTTGATATTCGTACTCCCGATTTACCCAAATCCGCTTACGAAGGAATGATCATTGCTTACACCGTGCGACCACTTTTGGGAATTCCTACAACTTGGGTAACCGAAATTACACATGTAGTGCCGCAAAAGTATTTTGTCGATGAGCAGCGCGTGGGACCTTATAAACTATGGCATCACGAACACCATATTGAGGCGGTAGAAGGCGGTGTATTAATGAAAGATATTGTTAGCTACAGTCCGCCATTGGGGCCTCTCGGGCAGTTGGCAAACACGTTTGTTATCCGTAAAAAGCTGGAAGAGATTTTTGAGTTCCGGAAGCAGGCACTGGAGGAGATATTTCCTTCGTTAAAGGAATAGGTTTCTCTAAATTTTAGATTGTTATCTGATCGTTTTTATGCGTGTAATTAGCTTTTTGTAAGCGTTTTATACTACTAGATGGTCTTGTTAAGCTAAACGATCAAGCAATCTTTTTAAGTCGACAGATAAATAACATTTTCCCACAAATGGGAAGGTCTTCGTTTTTGTTTTACCCTGTTATTTATATTCATTTAAAATTGCAGAATTATCATAAAATGTAATATGCCCCCATAATATTATATCAAATATTCTTTTAGATTTGTTACCCATTGCAGGTCTGGCTAACCCAAATAATAATGTTAAACATTTAAGTGAATTTAAACTTTATGAACCGATTACTCTTTGCCACGACCTTACTCTTTAGCGTACTTTTTTTCAATATTACCTTAGCACAAAATCGAATTGTTTTGAATAGTGGTGATACGATAAACTGTACCATAAGTAAGGAAACTAAAAACTATTTGCATATTGAACAAAATGTAAAAGGTGTTGCTACTACAGGCAAGATTCCGAAGAAAGATATTCGTGAGTGGTCTTACTTTCAGCAAGACGACTCCTTTTCTCAAGAAGAGATTCAGCATCCGGATATTGAGTCGAATGAAGTTACATCCGAAGACACGGAACAGCAGTCTTTCAGTAAAATTAGGGCATCGGTTACAGGAGGAATGGGCTACTTGCTTGGCGACACCAAGCCGGCAAAGGAGAATTTGCAGTCGATGGGCGTAAACAAGAACGTGGCCGATGATTATTACCAACAGTTTAAAATGGGAGCGCAACTAAAGGCTTCATTGTATTTTTATCTGTTCAAAGACTATTGGTTAGGGGGAATGTATAATGGGTTTTTCTCAAAGGCAGAAACGGTTACTTCCATGCAGATGGATGAGGTAAACATGTACTATGGTAAGTTAAATGAACACTATTTTGTAAACTTTGCCGGCATTTCGTTTTACTCGGCAGGACGTTATGGCCAACAACAGAAAATAGGATTGAACTCTTCTGTTACCCTTGGTCCGGCATTTTACCGCGATGAGGTTGAAATGCTGAACGAACAAATACTGATCAAAGGAACTACTTTGGGCATGCACACAACCCTTGGATTCGAATATTATTTAAAATCCAATCTGAGCCTTACGACTGAAGCAGGATTATTTTTAGCAAACGTAAAAAAGCTAACCGTAGAAACTTTGAGCGGATCGCAGGAAATGGAGCTTGATAAGGAAAACTACGAAAGCCTTAGCCGCTTTGACTTTTCGATAGGATTGGTTTTTTATTGGTAATGCCCTAAACTATAAATAATGGAAAGAATAGTAGTACTTTTTAACAGAAATAGAAAAAGCAGTATGGCAATTGTTTTGTTAACTGCTATTGTTGTATTGGCAGCCTGTAATTTTAATTTTCCTGAAGAAAGTCAGGAACAGGTGTTCACAACTGATGTTATAAACCATTTTGAAACCGGAACAACAAGCGGAGTTATTGAGTTTAACCTTTCAGGTTCGGATAATGGAAGTTTCCAGGTAGTGGTTTACCCACAATGGATTGATGTAAAAACGTTTGAAGGCCAACAGATAAATGGCACTTGCTCAATACCATTTGAATTTAAAAACGTAAATGATTTTGTGACAGAGGGAAGGGCCGAAGGCTATGTGTTCGTTAAGCTCGGTAATGCCGGTATCTTTCGTATTACAGTTAGTTATGGTAAAAACACTATTGAACAGCCTCCGGTTGAAGGACAGGAACCTATGTATTGCAGTACTGCCGAACTTAATTTTGGACTGGAAGACAGCCGAATTTTTACGATTGCCAACTACGGATCAGTAGATAAAGACTGGTACATTGAGAATATTCCGCAATGGCTTGAACTATCCGCTACATCAGGTAAATTATATGGTGGCGAAACAAAAGAAATTAACTGTACGGTGAATCGTGGCGAACTTGCTCCCGGTGAATATTCACAAATCATTCATATCGAATCAAATTATCCGCAGTTGTCTCACGGTGTTTTGATAAATATGACTGTTGGCGATCCGGGCAATCCGGTTAACTCTTTAACGCTTACCTGGTTCGATGGTGAATTAAAAGATGCGTATTACCACAAATCAACAGATGTGCTGTATCTTTTAACCCGTTCGCCAAATAAGTTATTGGTAAAAAATACCGGAAGCAACGAGTTAAGTGAATACGATCTTGAGCGTGTTCCAAATTGTATTGATGTAAGTGTTGATGGAAAAATGCTTGTAATTGGCTATAATCAGGCTTACGTTGATGTATGGAATGCCGAAACGCTGCAACGCGATCAGTTAATTGAAACCGACTGTGTACCATTCGACCTTGCACTGGGCGAAAACGGCTGGTGTTATCTGGCACCCGACGAAGATCAGTGGGTACATTTCTATAGCCTGAACCTTGAAACAGGCGTAACTTTCCGTTCTGTCTCTTCGGTAGCTATTTACGAGAAAACAGTCTTACGAAAAATACCCGGGAAACCGTTTATTTATATGACACGACCACAGTTGTCGCCGACCGGTTTGCTTATTGCCAATATTGAAAACGGCATGGCTAACGACACACTTCCGTATTGGCACGAGAGTATTGGCAAAGAATTCTGGTTTACACCTGATGCAAGTGCAATTATCGGGGCCGGTAAAGTTATTTATCGTACGCCCGATTATATTACTGAGTGGGATAATGGCCAGGAGCTTTCGCGGTTGGGAACTATAGATATTCCACGCAGTTCAATTCAAAGTCTGGATTACAATGAAACGCTAAAAACTTATTTTGTTGTAGGATCTGATTATTGGTGGGCACCTGAAGCTTCGGAAACCATCTATCAGGTTGATGAAGTAAGTTATTCATCGGTAAAATCGTTTAAAGTTAGTCCTTATCCCGGATACCTAAACAACCAGTATAATCCCGATATGGATGTTCATTTTATTTTCACCGATTCAGAGGGGACACAACTTTATGCCATTAAGAATGTAGATTATAGCCTGGAAATGAACAAGTGGGCATTGGAAATTTTTAGCTTACCGTTGGAGTAAGAATAAGTAAATGTGTTGAATTTTAAGGAAGCCAACGTGTATTTCCAAAGTATTCCCGAAAATATCAGTATTTTATTTGTGGTACTAATTGCTTAAATTAAGTTACACAAATAGCAAGTGTATGAACCGAATATTTTTGCAAGTATTCTGCTGCTTATTTTTGGTGATGTTTCTGAGTAAGCATGTAAAAGCTCAGCAAAACGATACTATTGTTGCAGATACCAGCCTTGTCGATCAGTTTTTAGGCTTGTTTCAGGAAAGCGACCTCGACCAGGTTCCCGAAACAAAGCGTTCGAGGCGGCAACAGGTTGATGCCTTATTAAAATCGATTTTAGAAGAACCCGGTAAACTGCAGTTTAGCGGCGTGGCAACAGCATCATTGCAGGCTCCTCTTGAAAACAATCCGGTTTGGAAAGGAGTCGGTTCGTTTGATATTTTTGCCTTTGTAAGTTTTGGACCGTCGGCACTGCTCTTTTTCGATTTGGAAGCCGGAGGGGGACAAGGCCCCGATGTATTAATTCCTAATGTATCAGTGTTGAATGCCGATGCGGGAGGAGGTGATGGAAAAGGCCAGAATCTCACGGTGTTGGAAGCCTGGACCGAATTTAAAATGCTGCAGGATATTTTTACAGTAACTTTTGGAAAGTTGGATCCCACCAACTATTTCGATAATAACCTGCATGCCAACGACGAAACCTCGCAATTTATCAGCGGTGTGTTTGTGAATAACCCTGTTTTGCCGGTAGGTGTTAACAGTCCGGGAATTCGTTTTCGTACCACATTTGTTAAGCGTTTTTATATTCAGTATGGACATTTTATGGCCAATCCTCAGGAAGAGAATATCATGAAAAATCACCTAAAACTGCTTGAAACAGGAATAAAACTTTTACCAGAAAGTGGATGGGAAGCCAATCTCAGGGTGTTTGGTCATGAGCAGCCTTTGGCCGGCGGTAGTCGGGGATTTGGTATATCCTTCGATCAGTTAATTGCCAACCATTTTACCATTTTTGGGCGTTATGGTGCCAACAGTAACGAGCTGGCCGATTGGCTGGGTATAAAAAATGCCTGGAGCGGAGGTATTGGTTTCCGGCAATATATCCTGAATCGCGAACTCAAAGTGGGGCTGGCTTATGCCGAAACG comes from uncultured Draconibacterium sp. and encodes:
- a CDS encoding DUF92 domain-containing protein, which encodes MSFSAIPVVMPPSKWPGRSKKSRWKDEKLHKVKPVTTHKTKTLEAEVNEINNITYQSKRKLALTVRKLVHLVTGLLLLLLTYFIERDVLLVLIIAGSIIAFVTFRFKSWQLIHKTESKSLGTLFYPLGILLSFLLLVDLPLYYFQTALVVLTLSDPLANLSGKINTGNITFRIGKDKKSLFGLIAYSLSNFLVLAVFLPQALFTDVYFVVALLLLAACFELVSWRGSDNLSIPVGLALIFIFQHSQQPDFLFVSAVLIVVFAGTYLLNKLKLLTRNGSLAAGTLGFYLLVIAGWNWLLPVLFFFVSSVFFTRINPMRKKKKKPSGGRNFWQVLANILWALLSSLLYLATTNELFVFFFIASVAAVTADTWASEAGPLFNKRSFSLADRKMHEAGTTGGISFGGTLAALAGAFLVAAGAYFLFYQTWNLSIIGILTLAAFLACFVDTFLGAFVEEKLHQSAFFKKQVKPESFTPNDMVNLAGSFTAWVFYLLMHFLFL
- a CDS encoding tocopherol cyclase family protein, which produces MIKQIKALFHPERYHGWRRTKRYFEGWYFKVISADEQEAFAFIPGIAMDELGEQHAFIQVLDGKAQTAEYIYFPADSFSAASGSFHIHFGDSEFTGSSIKLALNDYSGTLQFKNTVPWPNRWYSPGIMGPYTFVPFMECYHGIVSMDHALEGTLNIQGRSIDFSGGRGYIEKDWGHSFPSAYFWMQSNHFAQPGISFKASVAKIPWLRSSFVGFIAGLYVNGKLFEFTTYNGTQLLRSFANKQQVELLMENKKYRLEVLAHRDHATELASPLSGIMDGRISESMTSALEITLSDKKSHDVLFRDTGRNAALEVAGKIEEITLEG
- a CDS encoding isoamylase early set domain-containing protein; this encodes MSIKKQYLKSKPECKVSFRVAKADAPSADTIKIVGEFNGWNKDVEPMKKLKSGDFTQTLNLETGKAYQFKYLIDNSVWENESEADSTTPNGIVEGEFNSVLDLN
- a CDS encoding BtpA/SgcQ family protein; the protein is MDINKSIIGMVHVGALPGTPKSCHSLAEIIEQATSDAQKLEKGGVDAIMIENMHDRPYLNRKVGPEIVAAMTAVATKIRQVVTIPLGIQILAGANKQALAVGHSAGFDFIRAEGFVFGHMADEGMMNSDAAELLRYRKKIGADRIKIWTDIKKKHSSHAISADVSIGEMAKAAEFFLSDGVIVTGNATGEEASLNDVEAVKAVTGLPLIIGSGINEQNIAGFWPFADAFIVGSSFKIAGNWENEVELERVQDFMKRVSDLRKNS
- a CDS encoding CPBP family intramembrane glutamic endopeptidase, whose amino-acid sequence is MEITAFRDLKPFSQLFFTAFVVVASILLFFVLSLIVAIPIWGFDTVLHLPEVNSETSQNIISLYKFIQVVQAIGFFIVPPFILGYLFHGKSNEYLFLNKSFNSQSIILVVVMMFFAAPFINLIGELNSNMSFPNWLSGVEDWMRNAEENAAEITDAFLNVKTIGGLAFNVFMVALLPALGEELLFRGVIQKIFSKMTHSHHWGIWISAILFSALHMQFYGFVPRVLLGALFGYLLVWSGSMWLPIIAHFLNNAIAVIAIFFINNDMLKPQYEEIGSTSDSYYMAGISLGLTLVFLLMLKRHNAGKEIPV
- a CDS encoding lipocalin family protein codes for the protein MHNKTIIQHNSSFSLILLSFIISGLFTSCSGQKQMIDNSVVKELDLQKYLGTWYEIARYDHRFERGMVGVTADYSMRPDGKIKVVNSGYQNTLNGEYSEAIGKAKIPDPVNEPAKLKVSFFWIFYGDYYVLELDEDYQWAVIGSSSDKYLWILSRTPQMEPEVYNDLLNRIADRGYDTSELIKVKQKENS
- a CDS encoding SRPBCC family protein — translated: MAFYQFRREQFIKSSISEVWDFISTPQNLKRITPSYMGFDIRTPDLPKSAYEGMIIAYTVRPLLGIPTTWVTEITHVVPQKYFVDEQRVGPYKLWHHEHHIEAVEGGVLMKDIVSYSPPLGPLGQLANTFVIRKKLEEIFEFRKQALEEIFPSLKE
- a CDS encoding carbohydrate porin, encoding MNRIFLQVFCCLFLVMFLSKHVKAQQNDTIVADTSLVDQFLGLFQESDLDQVPETKRSRRQQVDALLKSILEEPGKLQFSGVATASLQAPLENNPVWKGVGSFDIFAFVSFGPSALLFFDLEAGGGQGPDVLIPNVSVLNADAGGGDGKGQNLTVLEAWTEFKMLQDIFTVTFGKLDPTNYFDNNLHANDETSQFISGVFVNNPVLPVGVNSPGIRFRTTFVKRFYIQYGHFMANPQEENIMKNHLKLLETGIKLLPESGWEANLRVFGHEQPLAGGSRGFGISFDQLIANHFTIFGRYGANSNELADWLGIKNAWSGGIGFRQYILNRELKVGLAYAETQTTDYEHPEQLAEFYFSTQLNQWVFISPHVQWIKTWRSAESEHFLAGLRINLSY